From Callithrix jacchus isolate 240 chromosome 15, calJac240_pri, whole genome shotgun sequence, one genomic window encodes:
- the LOC144579547 gene encoding uncharacterized protein LOC144579547 produces MSHTPILVFGLRSRPLFPLGGGNAAALQHEGRVVVRRGQESPFGPKEGVAGHLRAATARARPEWRARGDGGGGALNGRRDSLHRPCCAEAAPGRGTRSPAWRGGSAWGPQREAWGPAGREQWPSRDSWAPGGCPRDQGGDPAPQAGADRARRDTGRFGFSGGRKLVPGRLGSWSPPLSTWAASPQGRPREGRISGTAVAAPGGREGGGGRLARRLGRGLEAPGWVRRSLHRSRPMEQAQAAPDEAGNFPTWWGKYQNKRPSGASARPPQPSPPPARPPPAPTARHDLRRPLHKRAARIWRQDATTGSTSLAATAASAYLASAGRHSDSD; encoded by the coding sequence ATGAGTCACACTCCAATTCTTGTGTTTGGTTTGAGATCGCGGCCGCTTTTCCCCCTCGGTGGCGGAAACGCTGCAGCACTGCAGCATGAAGGAAGGGTCGTGGTTCGGCGCGGCCAGGAAAGTCCTTTTGGGCCGAAGGAAGGTGTGGCCGGGCACCTCCGGGCAGCCACCGCCCGTGCTCGCCCGGAGTGGAGGGCGAGAGGTGACGGAGGCGGAGGGGCTCTAAACGGCCGGCGGGACAGTCTGCATCGCCCCTGCTGCGCGGAGGCCGCCCCGGGAAGGGGGACTCGGTCCCCGGCGTGGCGAGGCGGCAGTGCCTGGGGTCCTCAGCGCGAGGCGTGGGGGCCGGCGGGGCGCGAGCAGTGGCCAAGTCGGGACTCCTGGGCACCTGGCGGGTGTCCCCGCGACCAGGGCGGGGACCCGGCTCCGCAGGCCGGTGCGGACCGAGCGAGGCGCGACACCGGGAGGTTCGGGTTCTCGGGCGGCAGGAAGTTGGTCCCCGGACGCCTGGGCTCCTGGTCGCCGCCGCTCAGCACATGGGCCGCCTCCCCTCAGGGTCGCCCCCGCGAGGGTCGCATCTCAGGGACAGCAGTCGCAGCTCCGGGCGGACgagaaggtgggggagggagactGGCCCGGAGGTTAGGGAGAGGCCTGGAGGCCCCGGGCTGGGTCCGCCGCAGCCTCCACCGATCACGGCCAATGGAGCAAGCTCAAGCTGCGCCGGACGAGGCAGGAAACTTTCCGACCTGGTGGGGAAAATATCAAAACAAACGGCCGTCAGGCGCCTCAGCCCGCCCGCCTCAGCCCTCGCCCCCTCCAGCCAGACCCCCGCCAGCTCCCACCGCTAGGCATGACCTCCGCCGACCTCTCCACAAGCGGGCTGCGAGGATTTGGAGGCAGGACGCCACGACGGGTTCTACCTCCCTAGCCGCCACCGCCGCCTCAGCTTACCTTGCCAGCGCCGGCCGCCATAGTGACTCTGACTGA